The following are from one region of the Spodoptera frugiperda isolate SF20-4 chromosome 20, AGI-APGP_CSIRO_Sfru_2.0, whole genome shotgun sequence genome:
- the LOC126911922 gene encoding ribosomal biogenesis protein LAS1L-like, which translates to MYFIGVLCLLLAVEALPTPEQLHTNVPAVPSSSELKPDEKDKIEEPLVDPVPPVVEEPSYLDQENKEKFEEPKKEPEAEEKPKEEEEKEKEKVENKEVEKEKEEEKEVKDKFEDVVVVEESNDAKDKPKEEEPKEEKKDDEAKDDEEEGPIIVQILKPKPFLADLFSQFFPGFQWPHFSLPDFLRPKSADPLELDEPVYIVKESDFSWPYKK; encoded by the coding sequence ATGTATTTCATTGGAGTTTTATGCTTGCTGTTGGCAGTGGAAGCATTGCCGACACCCGAGCAGCTACATACTAACGTACCAGCTGTTCCATCATCATCAGAGCTCAAACCAGATGAGAAAGATAAAATTGAAGAACCTTTAGTTGATCCAGTACCACCCGTAGTTGAAGAACCTAGTTACTTGGATCAAGAAAACAAGGAAAAGTTTGAGGAGCCTAAAAAGGAACCGGAGGCTGAGGAGAAAcctaaagaagaagaagaaaaggaAAAAGAGAAAGTGGAAAACAAAGAAGTAGAAAAGGAAAAAGAAGAAGAGAAAGAGGTAAAAGACAAATTTGAAGACGTTGTTGTAGTAGAAGAGTCTAATGATGCCAAGGATAAACCAAAAGAAGAGGAACCTAAGGAAGAAAAGAAAGATGACGAAGCAAAGGACGATGAAGAGGAAGGCCCTATTATAGTGcaaatattaaaaccaaaaccaTTTTTGGCTGATCTTTTTTCGCAATTCTTTCCTGGTTTCCAGTGGCCGCACTTTTCGTTGCCCGATTTTCTCCGTCCAAAGAGCGCTGATCCGTTAGAATTGGACGAGCCTGTGTACATTGTTAAGGAGTCTGATTTTAGCTGGccctacaaaaaataa
- the LOC126911923 gene encoding flexible cuticle protein 12-like: MNKMIAFFVLCALSSVLAAPLEGSSTRSLPPLDHEEIHDEFGQFALRYVTAEGTVVSERGHLIPTPDGASYVMVYEGEVSYIGDDGKRYVTKYTAGLDGYHAEGDHLPVAPEVPEVPKPEPIK; encoded by the exons ATGAACAAA ATGATAGCTTTTTTCGTCTTGTGCGCCCTGTCATCGGTTTTGGCTGCTCCCCTGGAAGGAAGTTCGACTAGATCTCTACCACCTTTGGACCATGAAGAGATTCACGATGAGTTTGGCCAGTTTGCCTTGCGGTATGTGACCGCGGAGGGTACCGTGGTGTCGGAGCGCGGTCATCTCATCCCCACGCCTGATGGTGCCAGCTACGTGATGGTGTATGAAGGAGAAGTATCCTACATCGGCGACGATGGCAAGAGATACGTCACGAAGTACACCGCGGGACTGGACGGGTACCACGCAGAGGGTGATCATTTACCAGTCGCCCCTGAGGTTCCCGAAGTTCCTAAACCTGAACCTATCAAATGA
- the LOC126911959 gene encoding titin-like: protein DIFSLQVISSVIFAVVCGFLFKPANLSAIDYGPVKIIVRESPDALTDIVHQGENFYFKHYVNSPSSHFEAIMSLIQQDASRLEEETEELQKILKPFIRHETKSKDRVSKVQPLPKPSPLPVPVILEDKEPELIISNQQQISVESISPQIIDMPAVIEEISLEGPDENKENSVIIPEEDFSDVKMEGLEENIVVPEVTVLTLGTIDNPVIMEEVKLEDQKIEKENILVVPEAVTQISVVDPVFVEEVKPDAPKVSEKVQNTLYLSSVIIPENPVLSHLSTNGYAVSVEQVNAKEPKVHDDSGAAILETPVIPEPFNNSPTVVDEIEIEEPEFNKDNIIVVSEAPVYSPLLVQNNSAVIEEIKYEEPKIIEESQNLMHLSPVIIPEPSTLSPLVSINNDYLADGEDLKVNEIEVSKEPDNTLYLSSLIIPEAPVLPPLPVSNYNMAAEQEYGKELKLHALSVETVSETPLFPGPVHNNPAVAEEVKVEEPHVYKESIIEVPEAPVLPLLSIDNNPETLKQIEIEEPKINKENIIVVSEPVLVENSPTVIEEVKIEEPKISEKSENLLHVNSVVVPKIPILPPPSSINSYTTDGEKGKDEEPKVSEEPEDTMYLRTVIVPEAPVLPPLPVNNYNIAAEQEYGKEPKLHAPRVETVSETPLFPGPVHNNPAVAKEVKVVEPHVYKESIIEVPEAPVLPLLSIDNNPETLEQIEIEEPENIKEDMIVVSEPVLVENSPAIIEEVKIEEPKISEISENVIHLHSVVIPEIPILPPFSINSYTTDGENRKVEEPKVSEEPEDTMYLRSEPSELLPLPVNNYDIAIEQVNVEEPTLHEHRVEIVSETPLFLTPVHNNPTVAEEVKIEEPRVYQESIIEVPEAPVLPLLSIDNNPVTLEHIEIEEPMINKENIIVVSEPLLVDNSPAVIEEVKIEEPKISENSENVLQLSSVVVPEIQISSSPFSINNYPTDDENIKFEELKVFAEPESTMYLRSEPSELLPLPVNNYDIVIEQVNVNEPTLHEHRVDVVSEAPLFHEAVHYNPAVVEEVKVIEPHVYEESIIEVPEAPVLPLLSIDNNPATLEHIEIEEPKINKENILVVSEPVLVENSPSVIEEVKIEEPKISEESENVLHLSSVVVPEIPISPPFSINHYSADGEEGKVEEAEVSKEPENEIYLSSVKIPEAPMLPPLSNERKEEVYKESIAVIPEAPTLPPVLVNNNSAVFEEVKVEEPKVSEGTKNTLHLSSLVVPEYPVLHENSLKDISTVEKQIEEQESISLRQSVTKQNPEDVYVVEAKSTEKPNHFEPKRLENEGILEAPVLPAPKRTDVSAVKKNDKPKDKMYNHAESPDLPPLSLRDLLLHKENERLEDFLPHVPEYHFVSKIEAVPKYVSEEHEIPEQKKKLNEELPHLLRVSHYPKLKTLPDAPILPPLSLSDFPYPKK from the coding sequence GACATTTTTTCCTTGCAGGTTATTTCGTCTGTGATTTTCGCCGTAGTTTGTGGCTTTCTGTTTAAGCCTGCAAACTTATCGGCAATCGACTATGGACCCGTTAAAATCATTGTCAGAGAGAGTCCTGATGCACTAACAGATATCGTTCATCAAGGAGAAAACTTTTACTTCAAACATTATGTGAACTCCCCATCATCGCATTTCGAGGCCATAATGTCATTGATACAACAAGATGCGTCGAGACTCGAAGAAGAAACCGAAGAACTCcagaaaattttaaaaccatTCATACGTCATGAAACAAAATCAAAAGATCGAGTTTCAAAAGTTCAGCCACTTCCAAAACCATCTCCTCTGCCAGTCCCAGTAATCTTGGAAGATAAGGAACCTGAACTCATCATATCAAACCAACAACAAATTTCAGTGGAATCGATATCACCACAGATAATCGACATGCCTGCAGTTATTGAAGAGATAAGTCTAGAAGGACCAGatgaaaacaaagaaaactCTGTAATTATCCCAGAAGAAGATTTTAGCGACGTAAAAATGGAAGGACTGGAAGAGAACATAGTGGTTCCAGAGGTTACTGTATTGACACTTGGAACAATAGATAACCCTGTAATAATGGAAGAAGTCAAACTAGAAGATCAAAAAATagagaaagaaaacattttagtgGTTCCAGAAGCAGTTACGCAGATATCAGTTGTTGACCCTGTATTCGTTGAAGAAGTGAAGCCAGATGCTCCAAAAGTTTCAGAGAAAGTCCAAAATACGCTGTACCTGAGCTCTGTAATAATTCCAGAAAATCCAGTATTATCACATTTATCAACTAATGGCTATGCTGTATCTGTTGAACAAGTAAACGCAAAAGAACCAAAAGTACACGATGACAGTGGTGCAGCAATTTTAGAAACTCCTGTGATACCTGAACCATTTAATAATAGTCCTACAGTTGTTgatgaaatagaaatagaagaaCCAGAATTCAACAAGGATAATATTATAGTGGTTTCAGAAGCACCTGTTTATTCACCTCTGTTGGTTCAAAATAACTCTGCAGTCATTgaagaaattaaatatgaagAACCAAAAATAATTGAGGAATCGCAAAATTTGATGCACTTAAGCCCCGTAATTATACCAGAACCATCGACTTTATCACCACTTGTATCAATTAACAACGATTATCTTGCAGACGGTGAAGATTTAAAGGTCAATGAAATAGAAGTATCTAAGGAACCAGACAATACATTATATCTGAGTTCTTTGATAATTCCTGAAGCTCCAGTATTGCCACCTTTACCGGTTAGCAACTACAACATGGCTGCTGAACAAGAGTATGGAAAGGAACTAAAACTACATGCACTCAGCGTTGAAACAGTTTCAGAAACTCCGCTATTTCCTGGACCAGTCCATAATAACCCTGCAGTTGCTGAAGAAGTTAAAGTAGAAGAACCACATGTATACAAAGAAAGTATCATAGAAGTTCCAGAAGCTCCAGTGTTGCCTCTTCTATCAATTGACAATAATCCTGAAACACTGAAACAAATTGAAATAGAGGAACCAAAGAtcaataaggaaaatattatagTGGTTTCAGAACCCGTGTTGGTTGAAAATAGTCCTACAGTTATTGAAGAGGTCAAAATTGAAGAACCAAAAATATCTGAGAAATCAGAAAATTTGCTACATGTGAACTCTGTTGTAGTTCCAAAAATACCGATTTTACCACCACCTTCGTCGATTAACAGTTATACTACAGATGGCGAAAAAGGAAAGGACGAAGAACCAAAAGTATCTGAGGAACCTGAGGATACAATGTATCTAAGGACTGTAATAGTTCCAGAGGCTCCAGTATTACCACCTTTACCGGTCAACAACTACAATATAGCTGCGGAACAAGAGTATGGAAAAGAACCAAAATTACATGCACCCAGGGTTGAAACAGTTTCAGAAACTCCTCTGTTTCCTGGACCAGTCCATAATAACCCGGCAGTTGCTAAAGAAGTGAAAGTAGTAGAACCACATGTATACAAAGAAAGTATCATAGAGGTTCCAGAAGCTCCAGTGTTGCCTCTTCTATCAATTGACAATAATCCTGAAACACTGgaacaaattgaaatagaaGAACCAGAGAATATTAAGGAAGATATGATAGTGGTTTCAGAACCTGTATTGGTTGAAAATAGTCCTGCAATTATTGAAGAGGTTAAAATTGAAGAACCAAAAATATCTGAGATATCAGAAAATGTGATACATCTGCACTCTGTTGTAATTCCAGAAATACCGATTTTACCACCTTTCTCGATTAACAGTTATACTACTGATGGCGAAAATAGAAAGGTCGAAGAACCAAAAGTATCTGAGGAACCTGAGGATACAATGTATCTGAGGTCAGAACCTTCAGAATTGCTACCTTTACCTGTTAACAACTATGATATAGCTATTGAACAAGTAAATGTAGAAGAACCAACTTTGCATGAACACAGAGTTGAAATAGTTTCAGAAACTCCTCTGTTTCTTACACCAGTCCATAATAACCCTACAGTTGCTGAAGAAGTGAAAATAGAAGAACCACGTGTATACCAAGAAAGTATCATAGAAGTCCCAGAAGCTCCAGTGTTGCCTCTTCTATCAATTGACAATAATCCTGTAACTCTGGAACACATTGAAATAGAAGAACCAATGattaataaggaaaatattatagTGGTTTCAGAACCTTTGTTGGTTGATAATAGTCCTGCAGTGATTGAAGAGGTCAAAATAGAAGAACCAAAAATATCTGAGAACTCAGAAAATGTGCTACAGTTGAGCTCTGTTGTAGTTCCAGAAATACAGATTTCATCATCACCTTTCTCGATTAACAATTATCCTACAGATGACGAAAATATAAAGTTCGAAGAACTAAAAGTATTTGCAGAACCTGAGAGTACAATGTATCTGAGGTCAGAACCTTCAGAATTGCTACCTTTACCTGTGAACAACTATGATATAGTTATTGAACAAGTAAATGTAAATGAACCAACTTTGCATGAACACAGAGTTGACGTAGTTTCAGAAGCTCCACTGTTTCATGAAGCAGTTCATTATAACCCTGCAGTTGTTGAAGAAGTGAAAGTAATAGAACCACATGTATACGAAGAAAGTATCATAGAAGTCCCAGAAGCTCCAGTGTTACCTCTTCTATCAATTGACAATAATCCTGCAACTCTGGAACATATTGAAATAGAAGAACCAAAGattaataaggaaaatattcTAGTGGTATCAGAACCTGTTTTGGTTGAAAATAGTCCTTCAGTTATTGAAGAGGTTAAAATAGAAGAACCAAAAATATCTGAAGAATCAGAAAATGTGCTACATTTGAGCTCTGTTGTAGTTCCAGAAATACCAATTTCACCACCTTTCTCGATTAACCACTATTCTGCAGATGGCGAAGAAGGAAAGGTTGAAGAAGCAGAAGTATCTAAGGAACCCGAGAATGAAATATATCTGAGCTCTGTAAAAATTCCAGAAGCTCCAATGTTACCACCATTATCTAATGAAAGGAAAGAAGAAGTATACAAAGAGAGCATTGCTGTGATACCAGAAGCTCCTACGTTGCCCCCTGTACTTGTTAATAATAACTCAGCAGTTTTTGAAGAAGTTAAAGTAGAGGAACCAAAAGTATCTGAAGGGACAAAAAATACTCTACATTTAAGTTCTTTGGTAGTTCCAGAATATCCGGTATTACACGAAAATTCACTTAAAGACATATCTACCGTTGAAAAACAAATTGAAGAACAAGAATCCATCAGCTTAAGACAATCAGTAACAAAACAGAATCCAGAAGACGTATATGTTGTTGAGGCCAAGTCAACAGAAAAGCCAAACCATTTTGAGCCCAAACGTCTTGAAAATGAAGGCATTCTAGAAGCTCCTGTTTTACCTGCTCCAAAACGTACAGATGTTTCTGCTGTTAAAAAGAACGACAAGCCGAAAGATAAGATGTATAATCATGCAGAATCTCCCGATTTACCTCCTCTGTCACTTAGAGATTTACTACTACACAAAGAAAACGAGAGATTGGAAGATTTTCTTCCTCACGTCCCAGAATATCATTTCGTTTCGAAAATTGAGGCCGTTCCAAAATATGTCTCTGAAGAACATGAGATCCCAGAACAAAAAAAGAAGTTAAACGAGGAGTTACCACACCTACTAAGGGTCTCACACTACCCGAAACTTAAAACCCTACCAGATGCACCAATTCTACCTCCTCTATCACTTTCTGATTTCCCAtatccaaaaaaataa
- the LOC126911960 gene encoding flexible cuticle protein 12-like — protein MFNFTLCGIVNNKYSNLFRFLSQLVVVVALCFLASVLAAPLEGSSTRSLPPLDHEEIHDEFGQFALRYVTAEGTVVSERGHLIPTPDGASYVMVYEGEVSYIGDDGKRYVTKYTAGLDGYHAEGDHLPVAPEVPEVPKVPEVPESAPAS, from the coding sequence atgtttaattttacattgtGTGGCattgtgaataataaatattctaatttgTTTCGGTTTCTTTCACAGCTGGTGGTTGTCGTTGCCCTTTGCTTCTTGGCATCGGTTTTGGCTGCTCCCTTGGAAGGAAGTTCGACTAGATCTCTACCACCTTTGGACCATGAAGAGATTCACGATGAGTTTGGTCAGTTTGCCTTGCGGTACGTGACCGCGGAAGGTACCGTGGTGTCGGAGCGCGGCCATCTCATCCCCACGCCTGATGGTGCCAGCTACGTGATGGTGTATGAAGGAGAAGTATCCTACATCGGCGACGATGGCAAGAGATACGTCACGAAGTACACCGCGGGACTGGACGGGTACCACGCAGAGGGTGATCATTTACCAGTCGCCCCTGAGGTTCCCGAGGTTCCGAAGGTTCCAGAGGTTCCTGAATCAGCACCCGCCAGTTGA